In Zingiber officinale cultivar Zhangliang chromosome 1A, Zo_v1.1, whole genome shotgun sequence, a genomic segment contains:
- the LOC122030158 gene encoding biotin carboxyl carrier protein of acetyl-CoA carboxylase, chloroplastic-like isoform X1, protein MASISVPCPKCNAVTLNGSGTYRPRSKMNFLDLRSSWVPSSQNLGRRHFPILRAQSPEVALKDRSNSSPFVATESETLPVKNKDVDIVDKSTEQEPIPESTISAFMSEVSSLIELVDSKDITELHLKNGDCEFTIKKKSAFPQSSIAAAPTLIPYPQTMLPPQFSVSHDPPAPANQVVAAPAPALPPPSTAGSKSSIPPLKCPMAGTFYRCPAPGEPPFIKVGDKVQKGQVVCIIEAMKLMNDIEADKSGTVVEILAEDGKPVSVDMPLLVIQP, encoded by the exons ATGGCGTCCATCTCTGTCCCGTGCCCCAAGTGCAATGCGGTCACCTTGAATGGCTCTGGGACCTATCGCCCTCGGTCAAAGATGAACTTTTTGGATCTGAGATCTTCGTGGGTTCCTTCATCTCAG AACCTTGGTCGTAGACATTTTCCCATTCTACGTGCCCAATCTCCAGAG GTTGCCTTGAAGGATCGATCAAATTCTTCCCCTTTCGTAGCAACAGAGTCAGAAACTTTACCAGTGAAGAATAAAGATGTTGATATAGTGGATAAATCAACTGAACAAGAACCCATACCAGAGTCAACTATATCTGCATTCATGAGTGAAGTTTCAAGTCTTATTGA GCTTGTGGATTCAAAAGACATAACAGAATTGCATCTAAAGAATGGAGATTGTGAGTTCACTATAAAGAAAAAAAGTGCCTTTCCCCAATCATCAATTGCTGCTGCTcctactctgataccatatcCTCAAACTATGCTTCCACCTCAATTTTCTGTATCTCATGATCCTCCTGCTCCAGCAAATCAGGTTGTAGCAGCTCCTGCACCTGCACTGCCTCCTCCATCAACTGCTGGAAGCAAGTCATCAATTCCACCTCTTAAATGCCCAATGGCAGGGACATTTTATCGATGCCCAGCTCCAGGGGAGCCTCCATTTATCAAG GTTGGTGACAAAGTTCAGAAAGGACAAGTTGTTTGCATCATTGAGGCTATGAAACTGATGAATGATATTGAG GCTGATAAATCAGGTACTGTAGTGGAGATACTTGCTGAAGATGGCAAGCCCGTTAGCGTTGACATG CCTTTACTAGTCATTCAACCCTGA
- the LOC122030158 gene encoding biotin carboxyl carrier protein of acetyl-CoA carboxylase, chloroplastic-like isoform X2 — protein sequence MASISVPCPKCNAVTLNGSGTYRPRSKMNFLDLRSSWVPSSQNLGRRHFPILRAQSPEVALKDRSNSSPFVATESETLPVKNKDVDIVDKSTEQEPIPESTISAFMSEVSSLIELVDSKDITELHLKNGDSNQVVAAPAPALPPPSTAGSKSSIPPLKCPMAGTFYRCPAPGEPPFIKVGDKVQKGQVVCIIEAMKLMNDIEADKSGTVVEILAEDGKPVSVDMPLLVIQP from the exons ATGGCGTCCATCTCTGTCCCGTGCCCCAAGTGCAATGCGGTCACCTTGAATGGCTCTGGGACCTATCGCCCTCGGTCAAAGATGAACTTTTTGGATCTGAGATCTTCGTGGGTTCCTTCATCTCAG AACCTTGGTCGTAGACATTTTCCCATTCTACGTGCCCAATCTCCAGAG GTTGCCTTGAAGGATCGATCAAATTCTTCCCCTTTCGTAGCAACAGAGTCAGAAACTTTACCAGTGAAGAATAAAGATGTTGATATAGTGGATAAATCAACTGAACAAGAACCCATACCAGAGTCAACTATATCTGCATTCATGAGTGAAGTTTCAAGTCTTATTGA GCTTGTGGATTCAAAAGACATAACAGAATTGCATCTAAAGAATGGAGATT CAAATCAGGTTGTAGCAGCTCCTGCACCTGCACTGCCTCCTCCATCAACTGCTGGAAGCAAGTCATCAATTCCACCTCTTAAATGCCCAATGGCAGGGACATTTTATCGATGCCCAGCTCCAGGGGAGCCTCCATTTATCAAG GTTGGTGACAAAGTTCAGAAAGGACAAGTTGTTTGCATCATTGAGGCTATGAAACTGATGAATGATATTGAG GCTGATAAATCAGGTACTGTAGTGGAGATACTTGCTGAAGATGGCAAGCCCGTTAGCGTTGACATG CCTTTACTAGTCATTCAACCCTGA